The DNA sequence CCATCTCGGCTCCTGCCACCCCGGGCCAGGTCATGTTGGTGGCGGCGTCATCCACCCGCAGCTGGTAGCTCTGCTCATCGATGCCGGCAAAGGCGTAGTTGATGTGGGTGACCTTGCTCCAGGGAATATCCGGCACCAGGAAGGCCGGCAGGCCATTCTTGCCGGTACGCCAGGAGGTAAAATAGCCGATGACCCGGCGACCATGGTCGTCCCCCATGCATTCCTGGCCGTCGGCCTTGTAGATCTGGGTGATATCACAGGACAGATTGCCGCCGGTGGGGGGCGGGGTGGCCTCTACTACTTGCACCGCCACAACGGCCGACTGGCCCTCCAGGCCCTGGCTGTCGGTGGCCTTGAGTTGCAGCTGCGCCTGGCCAAGGGCGGACGGAGTAAAGGCCAACTGCCAGGGAGCGCTGGTGTCGGTGGCCACCAGGGCGCCGTCCAGGTACAGGCTGACGCTGTCCACATCGTCGTTGGCGTCACTGACTTGGGCCGACACCCAGGCCTGTTGCCCCAGGGTCAGGTTGGCACCGGCAGCCGGACTTTGAATGCTGACTTGCGGCGCTTCAGGCGGCTGGGGTGCCGTCACCATGACAGTGGCGCTGGTCTCGGCCAGGACGACACCGCTGTCATCCACGGCCTCGAGGCGAATGCTGTGGCTGCCAAGGCTGGCCGCTGGCCAACTCAGCTGCCAGGGGGCGGCACTGACTTCCCCCAGCAAGGTGCCGTCCACCAGGATGCGCAGCAGTGCCGGGGCCGGGCCGTCAAAGCCGGCCACTATGGCCAGGGTGCTGCCCTGCTCTATGGTGGCGCCGTCGGCGGGGCTGGCCAGGGTCAGGCCGGGGTCGGTACTGCCCCCGTCTTGGTAAAGGGTCCAGGCGTCCTGCCAACTGGCCCCGGTGCCCGGCGCATAATGGTAGGCACTGCCGGAACACCAGCCCGAATAGGGCCATTCCCGGCATTGGTAAAGGCTGCCGCCGTTACTGACGATGTCGCCGGCGCTGTAGCTTTGCCCTTCCTGGTAGGCCGGATAGCTGGCCGCCAGGCCCGGCGCACTGGCCAGGGCCGCCAGCAAGGCCATGGCCGCCAGTGGATGATGGTTCTGCATTTGTCTTCCCTCTTCTTCGTGTGAATACAGGGCCGCACAGGTGACAACGCTGTCATTACCAACACAAAAAAAAGCGCTTACTTCGCCACGCTCCCGGATACCGGCTTTCTCGCCGGCTCACCCAGCCCGCCCTCGGATGAAGGCTTTAGCAGTATAGGAAGGGTTTTGCCTTTGTAACAAAGCAGAAACAGATGCAGAGGCAGGCAATGTGCCCAAGGTATGACCTTGGGCACATTGGCACTTAGGGCCTGTCGATGGTGACGTTGTCCAGAGAGGTGGTTTTGCCGGTTTCGTTCTGGCTGAGCTTGATCATCAGGCGCAGATCGTTGGGGGAATCGGCATGGTGCAGGGCGTCGGCGTAGCTGATCTCGCCCTTGGCATAGAGCTCGAACAAGGCCCTGTCGAAGGTCAGCATACCCAGCTCACGGGAGCGCTCCATGGTGTCTTTGAGCAGGTGGATATCCCCTTTGCGGATCTGCTCCGACGCCAACGGCGAGTGCAGCAGGATCTCGGTGGCCACCACCCGGCCACTGCCGTCACGCTTGGGCACCAGCTGCTGGGCCACTATGGCCTTGAGGTTAAGGCTCATGTCGAACAGGAACTGCTCGTGCTTTTCCTTTGGCACCAAGTGCAGCACCCGCTCCAAAGCCTGGTTGGCGTTATTGGCGTGCAGGGTCGCCATACAGAGGTGGCCTGTTTCGGCGAAGGCCAGGGCAAATTCCATGGTTTCCTGGGAGCGGATCTCCCCCAGCAAGATCACGTCCGGCGCCTGGCGCAGACTGTTTTTCAGGGCCACGTCAAAAGACTCGCAGTCGATGCCCACTTCCCGCTGGGTGATGATGCAACGCTTGTGCTCGTGGACGAATTCGATGGGGTCTTCGATGGTAACGATATGGCCCCGGCTGTTGTCGTTGCGGTGCCCTATCATGGCCGCCAAGGAGGTGGATTTACCGGTACCTGTGGCCCCCACCATCAACACCAAGCCGCGCTTGGTCATGACGATGTCTTTGAGGATGGGAGGCAGGTTCAGCTCCTCTATGGTGGGGATCTCGGTCTGGATACGGCGCAGCACCATGCCGGCGGCGTCACGCTGGGTGAACACCGATACCCTAAAGCGCCCTATACCCTTGGCGGCAATGGCGAAGTTGGCGTCCTTGTGGGCCCGAAACTCCCCCAGTTGCCTCTCGTTCATCACGCTTTCCACCATGGCCTTGGCCTCGGGGGTGGACAGGCGCTGGTCGGCCACCGGGCGGATCTCGCCGTTGACCTTGACACAGGGCGGCAGCCCGGAGGTGATGAAAAGATCCGACGCGTTCAGCTCGGTCATGCGTTGCAGCAGGCTTTTCATGTCCATGGGACTGTCCTCAGAAGGCGTTCTTGTCTACCGCCTTGGCGCGGGCGTCGAGACGGTTGATGAGGTTGCGGCTCACCAGTTCTTTAAGGCACTGGTCCAGGGTCTGCATGCCGTGGGTCATACCGGTCTGGATGGCGGAATACATCTGGGCCACCTTGTCTTCGCGGATAAGGTTACGGATGGCCGGGGTGCCGATCATGATCTCATGGGCTGCGATACGGCCGCCGCCGGTCTTTTTCAGCAGGGTCTGGGAAATAACGGCCTGCAGGGATTCGGACAGCATGGAGCGGACCATGGACTTTTCGCCGGCCGGGAAGACGTCGATGATACGGTCAATGGTCTTGGCGGCGCTGCTGGTGTGCAGGGTGCCAAACACCAGGTGGCCGGTCTCGGCGGCGGTCAGGGCCAGGCGTATGGTTTCCAGGTCCCGCATCTCACCCACCAATACCACGTCCGGGTCTTCCCGCAGGGCCGAGCGCAGGGCGTTGGAGAAGCTGTGGGTGTCGCGGTGCACTTCCCGTTGGTTGATCAGGCACTTTTTGTTTTCATGCACGAATTCGATGGGGTCCTCGATGGTGAGGATATGGTCGTGACGGTTGTCGTTGACGTAGTCAATCATGGCCGCCAGGGTGGTGGATTTACCGGAGCCGGTGGGGCCGGTGACCAGCACCAGGCCACGGGGCTTGGTGACGATGTCCTTGAAGATAGCCGGGGCGCCCAACTGGTCCAGGGTCAGCACCTTGGAAGGAATGGTACGGAATACGGCGGCCGCACCACGGTTCTGGTTGTAGGCGTTGACACGAAAGCGCGCTACCCCGGGCACTTCGAAGGAGAAGTCCACCTCCAGGTGCTCTTCATATTCCTTGCGCTGCTTGTCGTTCATGATGTCGTAGATGAGCGAGTGCACTTCTTTGTGCTCAAGCGCCGGCAGGTTGATGCGGCGCACGTCACCGTCGACACGGATCATGGGCGGTACGCCCGCAGAGATGTGCAAGTCAGAGGCATTGTGCTTGACGCTGAATGCCAGGAGTTCGGTAATATCCATCTTGTTGTTATCACTCTTGAACTGCGGGCCAACATGACAACCATAGCAGAACGACTGGGCGCCGCCGCCGGGCGCATCGCCAAGGCCGCCCAGGTTGCAGGCCGGGACCCGGATTCCATAACCTTGCTTGCGGTGAGCAAGCGTAAACCCCTCGAGGATGTGGTGGCTGCCCTGGCCCAAGGCCAGCAGGCCTTCGGTGAGAACTATGTGCAGGAAGGGGTGGAGAAGATCCAGGCCCTTGCCCAGCAACAGCCAGGGGCCCAGGTGCAATGGCATCTTATTGGTCCCCTCCAGTCCAACAAGACGGCGCAGGTGGCCCAGTATTTCGACTGGGTGCAGAGCATTGACCGCGCCAAGATAGCCAAGCGCCTGAGCGAGCAGCGACCAGGCCACCTTAAACCCATCCAAATTTGCATACAAGTGAACATCAGTGGTGAAGAAAGTAAGTCAGGTGTTACCCCTGATGCCGTCCTTGCCCTGGCCGCCGACATCGCTGGGTTGCCCAACGTTCGCCTGCGGGGCCTGATGGCCATCGGCAGCGGCGCCCAGCAGGAGTTTCACAGCATGAAAGCCCTCTTCGATCAGCTCAAAGACAGCTTTCCCCAGGTAGACACATTGTCCATGGGGATGAGTGACGACTTGGAAGCGGCTATCATGGAGGGCGCCACACTGGTTCGCCTGGGTACCGCCATCTTCGGTGCCAGAACAAACTGAAAAGGTTGAACATGGAACAAAAACGCATTGCATTCATCGGCGCAGGCAACATGGCCGGCGCCATCATGGGCGGCCTGGTCGCCTCCGGTTATCCTGCCGAGCTCATCACCGCCTCCAACCGCTCTGAAGGCAAACTGGAAACCCTGGCCGAGGAATACGGCATTCACACCACCACCGACAACCTCAAGGCCGCCGACAGCGCCGACGTGGTGGTACTGGGGGTAAAACCCAACATCATGGAAAAGGTGGTCAAAGAACTGGCCCACCTCAACGACGGTAAGCGTCTTTTTATCTCCATCGCTGCCGGCGTTACCCTGGCTCACTTTGAAGCCTGGTTCGGCGCTGCCGTGCCGCTGATCCGCACCATGCCCAACACCCCGTCCCTGGTGGGCTTGGGCATGACCGGCCTTTACGCCTCAGACAGCACCAACAAGGACGACAAGGCCATCAGCGACATGCTGATGCGGGCCGTGGGCAAAACCGCCTGGGTGAAAACCGAGGCCGAACTGGACCACATCATTGCCGTTGCCGGCTCAGCTCCCGCTTATTTCTTCCTCTTCATGGAGGCCATGGAAGCCAAGGCCATCGCCCTGGGCTTTGACGCCGTCACCGCCCGCGAGCTGGTGCAACAGACTGCCAGCGGCGCCAGCGAAATGGTGCGGATGCGCGACATGCCCATTCGCGAGCTGCGCCGCCAGGTCACCTCCCCCGGCGGCACCACCGCCAAAGCCATCGAGTCCTTCCAGGGGGCCGGCCTTGACCGGCTGGTAAGCGACGCCATGGATGCCGCCATCCAGCGCGCCCGTGAAATGGCCAAGGAGCTTTGATGAACCCCTTTGTTTTCCTTATCAACACCCTGTTCGATCTCTACATCATGGTGGTGTTGCTGCGGGTTTGGCTGCAATGGGCCAGGGCCGATTTCTACAATCCTTTCAGCCAGTTCGTGGTAAAGGCTACCCAGCCGGTGGTGCGCCCGCTGCGCCGGGTGATCCCGCCCATTGGCCCCATCGACACCGCCTCGGTGCTGTTCGCCCTGGTGCTGATCGCCGTCAAGCTGACCCTGCTGACCTTTATCGAAAAGGGAGTGGCCCCGGCGCTGGTGCCGCTGCTGATCGGTGCCCTGCTCAGCCTGGTCAGCACCGTCTTCCAGCTGATCATCTATGTGGTCTTTGCCGGCGTGATACTGTCCTGGATCATCCAGGGCTACCACCCGGTGGCGGCCGCCCTGTTCCAGCTGACCGAGCCCATGCTCAGGCCCATACGCCGTATCCTGCCCAACATGGGCGGCCTGGACCTGTCCCCCATGGTGCTGCTGATCGGGCTTTATTTTATCCGTTACCTTATCGCCTACCTGACCGGCATTTCGGTCTGATGGCACCCTTTGAGTGGCAGGACCAGGATCTGGTCCTGCACCTTTATGTGCAGCCCAAAGCCAGTCGCGATGCCCTGCTGGGCCTGCATGGCGACGAGCTGAAACTGGCCATCACCGCGCCGCCGGTAGACGGCAAGGCCAATGAACACATCCGTAAATACCTGGCCAAGCAATGCAAGATCCCCAAAAGCCAGGTATTGATAGAAAAAGGGGAGCTGGGCCGCCACAAGAGAGTAAGACTACTTGGCCCCCTAAGCCCCCCAGCCGAATGGACTTGGCTTGAGTGACACTCGCAACCTGGCCGGTCTTATCCATACTAGAAGGCAGCCCGCCTGCCTACGGAGGCCACCATGTTGATGCGTAACGCTTTAACCGCCCTGCTTCTGACAGTGCTGGCCATGCCAGCCCTGGCCGAGCAGATGATGAAATTCGGCCACTATGAAGTGCACTACCAGGCCCTGCCCACCACCTTCCTGACACCGCAAATTGCCTCGACCTACCAGATTGAACGCAGCCGCTTTCGCGGCCTGGTCAATATCGCCGTACTGGACAGCGCCCAGGGCAAGCTGGCGGTGCCGGCCAGCCTGAGTGGCCAGGCCCGTAACCTGCTTGGCAATGTGATTGATCTGACATTCAGGGAGGTGCGGGAAGGCAATGCCATCTACTACATCGCCACCCTGCCCTACAGCAACGAGGAGATGTTCCGCTTCAACGTCGACATCACCCCGCAAGGGGGCCAGCCCTTCACCTTGAAGTTCGAGCACAAGTTCTACGTGGACTGACTACCCCTGGGCGTGCCCAGGGCCGGGATGTGGTATAGTGGCGCCCCTTTTTATGGAGGCGCCATGAGCAAGATTGTCCTGGCCACCGGCAATGCCGGTAAGGTACGCGAGCTGGATGCCATGCTCGCCCCCCTGAAACTGCACGTTGTCGCCCAAAGCGAATACAAGGTGTCCGAGGTAGCGGAAACCGGTACCACCTTTGTGGAAAATGCCATCATCAAGGCTCGCCATGCCGCTCGTATCACAGGCCTGCCCGCCATCGCCGACGATTCCGGCCTGGTGGTGGATGCCCTGGGCGGGGCGCCGGGCATCTACTCTGCCCGCTACAGCGGCGAAGGCGCCACCGACGCTAAGAACATCGACAAGCTGCTGGCGGAAATGCAAGACCTGCCTGTGGACGCCCGCAGCGCCCGCTTTATCTGTTGCCTGGTGTACCTGCGCCATGCCGACGACCCCACCCCCATCATCTGTGAAGGGGCCTGGGAAGGCCGTATCGCCCGTGAAGCCTATGGTGAAGGCGGTTTCGGTTATGACCCGGTGTTCTACGTGCCAGCCCTGGGCAAAACCGCCGCCGAACTCAGCAAGGAAGAAAAGAACGCGGTCAGCCACCGTGGCCAGGCCTTAAAAGCCCTGATCGCCCGCCTCGAGGCCTGAATGCTGCCGCTGTCCCTCTATATCCATATCCCTTGGTGCGTGCAGAAGTGCCCTTATTGCGACTTCAACTCCCACGCCATCAAGGACGGCATCCCAGAAACCCAGTACGTGGATGCCCTGCTGGCTGACTTGGAAGCCGACCTGCCCCTGGCTGGCGGCAGGCAGCTGCAAAGCATCTTTATCGGCGGCGGCACCCCTAGCGTCTTCTCCACCCAGGCCATTGCCAGGCTGCTGGCCGGGGTCCGTGAGCGCATTGCCTTCGCAGATGACATCGAGATCACCCTGGAAGCCAACCCCGGCACCGTCGAGGCAGACAAGTTCGAGGGGTTTGCCAAGGGGGGAGTCAATCGTCTCTCTATCGGGGTGCAAAGCCTGCAGCAGGACAAGCTCAACCTGTTGGGCCGCATCCATGGCCCCGAAGAGGCGCTGCGGGCTGCGGCCCTGGCCGCCGATTGTGGGGTACGCAGCTTTAACCTGGACCTGATGCATGGCCTGCCCAACCAAAGGCCGCAAGATGCTCTGGATGATCTGAAACAGGCCATCGCCTGCAACCCGGCACACCTGTCCTGGTACCAGCTCACCATAGAGCCCAATACCCTCTTTGCCAGCAAACCGCCGGTGCTGCCCGACGACGACACCCTGTGGCATATCCAGGAAGAGGGCCACCAGCTGCTGCTGGCAGCCGGCTATCGCCAGTACGAGATCTCCGCCTACGCCAAGCCTGGCTTCGAAGCCCGCCATAACCTCAACTACTGGCGCTTTGGGGACTATCTGGGTATTGGCTGCGGCGCCCACGGCAAGCTGACCCAGGCTGACGGCCGTATCCTGCGCACCGTCAAGGTCCGCCACCCCAAGGGCTACCTGGACCCGGCCCGCAGCTTTATGGACCAGCTGACCGAAGTGGACAGGGACGATTTGCCCTTCGAGTACTTCATGAACCGGTTAAGGCTGTTCGAAGCGGTGCCCAAAGCCGAGTTCATGACCAGGACCGGGCTGCCCCTTGAGGATGCCGAACAGTTGTTGGCCGACGCCAAAGCCAAGGGCATGGTCAGGGACGACGACAGCCACTGGCTGGTCACCGAACAAGGCCACAGGTACCTGAACCAGCTGCTCGCCTCATTTTTGTAACCTTTTACATCCTTCTATCAACATCGGTGGCGCCAATGGGTTAACATGGCGCCACTTTTCATTCCCACCGGAGTCGTCATGGTGTTCCGCATCCCCGCGCTGGCCTTGGCCGTCACCCTGGCCCTTGGCGGCTGCGCCCAGTCCCCCAGGACCGCCGAACACAAGGCACCTGTCGTATTGAGCGAAGCCCAGCTCCATGACAAGGCCCAGGCCCTGTTCCAGGCCTACTTCGACGCCGAAGTCGCGGCCAGCCCCATGTGGCAGACCCAACTGGGGATGGACACCAACAAAGGCAAGTGGGATGACATATCCGACAAGGCCGACGACGACCGCCTGGCCAGGGCCAAGCTGATGCTGGAAAAGCTGGCGCAACTGGACAAGGCCCGCCTTAACGACCAAGACAGCCTCAGCCTGACCCTGCTGGAGCAGCAGCTCAAAGACACCCTGGCCAGCGACAAATGGCGCCATTATGACTACCCAGTCAACCAGATGTACGGCTGGCACAGTCAGCCGGCGGCGTTTCTGATCAACAGCCACCGCATCGACAATAACAGCGATGCCTGGGCCTATGTCCATCGCCTGCGCGCCATTCCGGCCCTGTTGGAACAGCTGGAAACTAACCTCAGCCAAAGGGCGCAGCAGGGCATAGTGGCCCCCGCCTTTGTCTTTGAGCATGTGCAAGGCGACATCCAAAACCTGACCCGGGGTTTTCCCTTTGAAGCCGGCGCCGAAGACAACGTGCTGTTGGCCGACTTCAAGGCCAAGCTGGACAAGGTCAAGGGGGTAAACCGTTACCGCCTGTTGTCCGAGGCCAAAGAAGCCTTGCGCACCAAGGTCGGCCCGGCCTACGAGCATCTGTCGGCCGTTATCAGCGAACTGGCCCAGAGTGCCGACAGCAAGGCTGGCGCCTGGAAGTTCCCCCAAGGGGACGCCTACTACCAGTGGCGTCTCAAGGAGATCACCACCACCGATCTCGACGCCCAGCAGATTCACCAGATTGGCCTGGAGCAGGTGGCTCGTATCCATAGGGAAATGAACGCCATCAAGGACAAGGTAGGCTTCAAGGGCGACCTTAAGGCCTTCTTCGATTACCTGCGTACCGATGAGCGCTTTTTCTACAGCAACGACGAGGCCGGCCGGGATCGTTACCTGGCCGAAGCCACGGCCCTTATCGACGATATGAAAGACCGGCTGCCGGCCCTGTTCGGGTTGATGCCAAAGGCCGAGCTGGATGTGAAGGCAGTGGAGCCCTTCCGGGAAAAAAGCGCCGGCAAGGCCTTTTACCAGGGGCCGGCTCCAGACGGCTCCCGCCCCGGGCGTTATTACGTGAACCTCTACAACATGAAGGACATGCCGGTCTACCAGATGGCGGCCCTGGCCTATCATGAGGGCATTCCCGGCCACCACATGCAGATCGCCATAGCCCAGGAACTCAAGGACATTCCCATGTTCCGCCGCTATGCCCATTACACGGCCTACATCGAGGGCTGGGGGCTTTACGCCGAAGAGGTACCCAAGGAAATCGGCCTCTACCAGGACCCCTATTCCGACTTTGGCCGCCTGGCCATGGAGCTGTGGCGCGCCTGCCGCCTGGTGGTGGATACCGGTATCCATGCCAAGCACTGGAGCCGCGAGCAGGCCATCGACTACCTGCTGGCCAACACCCCCAATCCCAAAGGGGATGTGGTCAAGGCCATAGAGCGCTATATCGTGATGCCGGGCCAAGCCACGGCCTATATGATTGGCAAACTCAAGATCATGGAACTGCGCCACAAGGCCCAAAAGGCCCTGGGCAACCGCTTTGATATTCGCGCCTTCCACGACGAAGTGCTGCGCAGCGGCCCGCTG is a window from the Gallaecimonas xiamenensis 3-C-1 genome containing:
- a CDS encoding XTP/dITP diphosphatase; this translates as MSKIVLATGNAGKVRELDAMLAPLKLHVVAQSEYKVSEVAETGTTFVENAIIKARHAARITGLPAIADDSGLVVDALGGAPGIYSARYSGEGATDAKNIDKLLAEMQDLPVDARSARFICCLVYLRHADDPTPIICEGAWEGRIAREAYGEGGFGYDPVFYVPALGKTAAELSKEEKNAVSHRGQALKALIARLEA
- a CDS encoding type IV pilus twitching motility protein PilT, whose translation is MDITELLAFSVKHNASDLHISAGVPPMIRVDGDVRRINLPALEHKEVHSLIYDIMNDKQRKEYEEHLEVDFSFEVPGVARFRVNAYNQNRGAAAVFRTIPSKVLTLDQLGAPAIFKDIVTKPRGLVLVTGPTGSGKSTTLAAMIDYVNDNRHDHILTIEDPIEFVHENKKCLINQREVHRDTHSFSNALRSALREDPDVVLVGEMRDLETIRLALTAAETGHLVFGTLHTSSAAKTIDRIIDVFPAGEKSMVRSMLSESLQAVISQTLLKKTGGGRIAAHEIMIGTPAIRNLIREDKVAQMYSAIQTGMTHGMQTLDQCLKELVSRNLINRLDARAKAVDKNAF
- the proC gene encoding pyrroline-5-carboxylate reductase; the encoded protein is MEQKRIAFIGAGNMAGAIMGGLVASGYPAELITASNRSEGKLETLAEEYGIHTTTDNLKAADSADVVVLGVKPNIMEKVVKELAHLNDGKRLFISIAAGVTLAHFEAWFGAAVPLIRTMPNTPSLVGLGMTGLYASDSTNKDDKAISDMLMRAVGKTAWVKTEAELDHIIAVAGSAPAYFFLFMEAMEAKAIALGFDAVTARELVQQTASGASEMVRMRDMPIRELRRQVTSPGGTTAKAIESFQGAGLDRLVSDAMDAAIQRAREMAKEL
- a CDS encoding DUF4426 domain-containing protein codes for the protein MLMRNALTALLLTVLAMPALAEQMMKFGHYEVHYQALPTTFLTPQIASTYQIERSRFRGLVNIAVLDSAQGKLAVPASLSGQARNLLGNVIDLTFREVREGNAIYYIATLPYSNEEMFRFNVDITPQGGQPFTLKFEHKFYVD
- a CDS encoding PilT/PilU family type 4a pilus ATPase — encoded protein: MDMKSLLQRMTELNASDLFITSGLPPCVKVNGEIRPVADQRLSTPEAKAMVESVMNERQLGEFRAHKDANFAIAAKGIGRFRVSVFTQRDAAGMVLRRIQTEIPTIEELNLPPILKDIVMTKRGLVLMVGATGTGKSTSLAAMIGHRNDNSRGHIVTIEDPIEFVHEHKRCIITQREVGIDCESFDVALKNSLRQAPDVILLGEIRSQETMEFALAFAETGHLCMATLHANNANQALERVLHLVPKEKHEQFLFDMSLNLKAIVAQQLVPKRDGSGRVVATEILLHSPLASEQIRKGDIHLLKDTMERSRELGMLTFDRALFELYAKGEISYADALHHADSPNDLRLMIKLSQNETGKTTSLDNVTIDRP
- a CDS encoding YggT family protein gives rise to the protein MNPFVFLINTLFDLYIMVVLLRVWLQWARADFYNPFSQFVVKATQPVVRPLRRVIPPIGPIDTASVLFALVLIAVKLTLLTFIEKGVAPALVPLLIGALLSLVSTVFQLIIYVVFAGVILSWIIQGYHPVAAALFQLTEPMLRPIRRILPNMGGLDLSPMVLLIGLYFIRYLIAYLTGISV
- a CDS encoding YggS family pyridoxal phosphate-dependent enzyme, which translates into the protein MTTIAERLGAAAGRIAKAAQVAGRDPDSITLLAVSKRKPLEDVVAALAQGQQAFGENYVQEGVEKIQALAQQQPGAQVQWHLIGPLQSNKTAQVAQYFDWVQSIDRAKIAKRLSEQRPGHLKPIQICIQVNISGEESKSGVTPDAVLALAADIAGLPNVRLRGLMAIGSGAQQEFHSMKALFDQLKDSFPQVDTLSMGMSDDLEAAIMEGATLVRLGTAIFGARTN
- the yggU gene encoding DUF167 family protein YggU, yielding MAPFEWQDQDLVLHLYVQPKASRDALLGLHGDELKLAITAPPVDGKANEHIRKYLAKQCKIPKSQVLIEKGELGRHKRVRLLGPLSPPAEWTWLE
- a CDS encoding DUF885 domain-containing protein, which produces MAPLFIPTGVVMVFRIPALALAVTLALGGCAQSPRTAEHKAPVVLSEAQLHDKAQALFQAYFDAEVAASPMWQTQLGMDTNKGKWDDISDKADDDRLARAKLMLEKLAQLDKARLNDQDSLSLTLLEQQLKDTLASDKWRHYDYPVNQMYGWHSQPAAFLINSHRIDNNSDAWAYVHRLRAIPALLEQLETNLSQRAQQGIVAPAFVFEHVQGDIQNLTRGFPFEAGAEDNVLLADFKAKLDKVKGVNRYRLLSEAKEALRTKVGPAYEHLSAVISELAQSADSKAGAWKFPQGDAYYQWRLKEITTTDLDAQQIHQIGLEQVARIHREMNAIKDKVGFKGDLKAFFDYLRTDERFFYSNDEAGRDRYLAEATALIDDMKDRLPALFGLMPKAELDVKAVEPFREKSAGKAFYQGPAPDGSRPGRYYVNLYNMKDMPVYQMAALAYHEGIPGHHMQIAIAQELKDIPMFRRYAHYTAYIEGWGLYAEEVPKEIGLYQDPYSDFGRLAMELWRACRLVVDTGIHAKHWSREQAIDYLLANTPNPKGDVVKAIERYIVMPGQATAYMIGKLKIMELRHKAQKALGNRFDIRAFHDEVLRSGPLPLNVLESRIDQWMATQSI
- the hemW gene encoding radical SAM family heme chaperone HemW, which codes for MLPLSLYIHIPWCVQKCPYCDFNSHAIKDGIPETQYVDALLADLEADLPLAGGRQLQSIFIGGGTPSVFSTQAIARLLAGVRERIAFADDIEITLEANPGTVEADKFEGFAKGGVNRLSIGVQSLQQDKLNLLGRIHGPEEALRAAALAADCGVRSFNLDLMHGLPNQRPQDALDDLKQAIACNPAHLSWYQLTIEPNTLFASKPPVLPDDDTLWHIQEEGHQLLLAAGYRQYEISAYAKPGFEARHNLNYWRFGDYLGIGCGAHGKLTQADGRILRTVKVRHPKGYLDPARSFMDQLTEVDRDDLPFEYFMNRLRLFEAVPKAEFMTRTGLPLEDAEQLLADAKAKGMVRDDDSHWLVTEQGHRYLNQLLASFL